The following are encoded together in the Thunnus albacares chromosome 7, fThuAlb1.1, whole genome shotgun sequence genome:
- the mical2b gene encoding protein-methionine sulfoxide oxidase mical2b isoform X7 — protein sequence MGETEDERTAQASQLFENFVQTSTCKGTLQAFSILCRQLELDPLDYSNFYNSLKAAITSWKVKALWTKLDKRAQHKVYNQNKACQGTRCLIIGGGPCGLRTAIELALLGCKVVVIEKRDTFSRNNVLHLWPYTIHDLRGLGAKKFYGKFCAGAIDHISIRQLQLMLLKVCLILGVEIHVNVEFVKLLEPPEEQTGDSPGWRAEVRPSSHPVSDFDFDVVIGADGRKNTLDGFARKEFRGKLAIAITANFVNRNTTAEAKVEEISGVAFIFNQKFFLELREETGIDLENIVYYKDNTHYFVMTAKKQSLLDKGVIINDYMETERLLSIDNVNHEALLSYAREAADFGTNYQLPSLDYAINHYGQPDVAMFDFTCMYASENAALIREKHGHQLLVALVGDSLLEPFWPMGTGCARGFLAAFDTAWMVRGWTQGRSPLEVLAERESIYRLLPQTTTENISKNFEQYAIDPATRYPNLNSSCVRPHQVRHLFIDGQQDSHRRERGGPTGRSVNLSRRESEVRPSRLLTWCQRQTQGYRGVSITNLTSSWRNGLALCALIHRQRPELIDYDSLNEEDVAGNNQLAFDVAERQLGIQPVTTGKEMAAKAEPDKLLMVLYLSKFYEAFRNSPLNNDGSREPDENSEEYSAKTSHTQPQPRKRIPRDDKKLEDDSVNKRRRKGNHYLTELSCHSAPPAGEDGELRENKVRSMATQLLAKFEENSSTTKTRSKSDEDSSNPSFSPPLSPASTPPPLSDEEEEEEEEEEEYENPRFAKPKDAPPPPPRPPPRPKWQPSIYLRLLENPTSVAEQTSFLYSPKPSRSPSPSRSKSPLRSPSPYVTEQHYPERTSPDLRTSHFSASALLGVDHPSKRSEEEMQQSKAQRLTTREFSRRSIKDRAVLLSSLFPGSNKPPPAPPSPLSETQVELSTSSPPSLSPTPPSSVSESSTIYSMVHPVPDPTAQAGFSSVPLYTAAHKNKKHSSTPSSYTDSDKPEEIALHVDSSTCNKTSIHLSSSCSDDSQEITSRLSEINCENGHRSSSPLPVSALQEGKCARTGYSSQDNLENGKEKFRKTAHETFDNDKCDENGHAKCNGSCALENPRRIAHKSIVRSESCPIGVPSYIKERTVGKVSSTIDAKAQKLAILYETDHRPNATPALVPWPGRAPKAEGSVVRKAFPPGLGGSDICHFCSKRVYVMERLSTEGYFFHRECFRCDVCNCTLRLGGHAFDSQGAKFYCKMHYAQRQSSTHMGRFRRRTDDQSRATPSSLDSGNYSATDSVQIQPAEGGLPPSEPLSRSLSCTS from the exons ATGGGTGAGACAGAGGATGAGCGTACGGCACAGGCTAGCCAGCTCTTTGAAAACTTTGTCCAGACGTCCACCTGTAAGGGGACTCTGCAGGCCTTCAGCATCCTCTGCAGGCAGCTGGAGCTGGATCCTCTGGACTACAGCAACTTCTACAACTCACTGAAGGCTGCAATCACCTCCTGGAAGGTCAAAGCTCTGTGGACCAAACTGGATAAAAGGGCTCAGCACAAGGTGTACAACCAGAATAAAGCCTGCCAGGGCACCAGG TGTCTGATCATCGGCGGGGGTCCTTGTGGTCTGCGGACGGCCATCGAGCTGGCCCTGCTGGGCTGTAAGGTGGTGGTGATCGAGAAGAGAGACACCTTCTCCAGGAACAATGTGCTCCACCTATGGCCCTACACCATCCACGACCTCAGGGGCCTCGGGGCCAAGAAGTTCTACGGGAAATTCTGTGCCGGTGCCATCGACCACATCA GTATCCGTCAGCTCCAGCTGATGCTGCTGAAAGTGTGTCTGATTCTGGGCGTGGAGATTCATGTCAACGTAGAGTTCGTCAAACTCCTGGAGCCTCCAGAGGAGCAGACTGGcgaca GTCCTGGGTGGCGAGCAGAGGTCCGGCCATCCAGCCATCCTGTCTCGGACTTTGACTTCGACGTGGTGATTGGAGCCGATGGACGCAAAAACACGTTAGATG GTTTCGCCCGCAAGGAGTTTCGCGGGAAGCTGGCCATCGCCATCACCGCTAACTTTGTCAACAGGAACACTACAGCAGAGGCCAAAGTGGAGGAGATCAGTGGTGTGGCCTTCATCTTTAACCAGAAGTTCTTCCTGGAACTCAGGGAGGAAACAG GAATTGACTTGGAGAACATAGTTTACTACAAAGACAACACCCACTACTTTGTCATGACGGCGAAGAAGCAGAGTCTGCTGGACAAAGGGGTCATCATAAAT GACTACATGGAAACAGAGCGTCTGCTGAGCATTGATAATGTCAACCACGAAGCGTTACTCTCCTACGCCCGTGAAGCAGCTGACTTCGGCACAAACTACCAGCTGCCATCACTGGACTACGCCATCAACCACTACGGACAGCCGGACGTGGCAATGTTTGACTTCACCTGCATGTACGCTTCAGAGAATGCTGCCTTGATCAGGGAGAAACACGGACATCAGCTACTGGTCGCACTGGTGGGAGATAGTCTGCTTGAG CCCTTCTGGCCCATGGGTACAGGTTGTGCTCGGGGGTTTCTGGCAGCCTTCGACACAGCTTGGATGGTGAGGGGCTGGACACAGGGCAGGAGCCCCCTGGAGGTACTGGCTGAGAG GGAGAGTATCTACCGGCTGCTGCCTCAAACCACCACAGAGAACATCAGTAAAAACTTTGAACAGTACGCCATTGACCCTGCAACCCGCTACCCCAACCTCAACTCCAGCTGTGTACGCCCCCACCAG GTGCGTCACCTGTTCATCGACGGCCAACAGGACTCGCATCGCCGGGAAAGAGGAGGTCCCACAGGTAGATCAGTCAACCTGTCCAGAAGAG AGTCCGAGGTGCGACCGAGCCGGCTGCTGACCTGGTGTCAGAGGCAGACTCAGGGATACCGAGGAGTCAGTATCACCAACCTCACATCTTCCTGGAGGAATGGCCTGGCCCTCTGCGCTCTCATACACCGCCAGAGACCTGAGCTCAT TGACTATGACTCCCTCAATGAGGAGGATGTGGCGGGGAACAACCAGTTGGCGTTTGACGTGGCTGAGCGACAGCTGGGAATCCAGCCAGTGACCACGGGAAAGGAGATGGCTGCGAAGGCAGAACCAGACAAGCTGCTGATGGTCCTCTACCTCTCCAAATTCTACGAGGCCTTCAGGAACTCACCATTAAATAACGATG GTTCAAGAGAACCAGACGAGAATAGTGAAGAATATTCAGCTAAAACCAGCCACACCCAGCCTCAGCCCAGGAAGAGGATACCCAGG GATGACAAGAAACTGGAAGACGACTCTGTTAACAAGAGACGACGAAAGGGCAACCACTACCTCACAGAG TTATCCTGTCACAGTGCCCCCCCTGCAGGTGAGGATGGAGAGCTGCGGGAGAACAAGGTCCGCTCCATGGCAACTCAGCTGCTGGCCAAATTTGAGGAGAACTCATCAACAACAAAGACACGCAGCAAG TCTGATGAGGACTCGTCCAATCCgtccttttctcctcctctgtctcctgcctccaccccccctcctctctcagatgaggaagaggaggaagaggaggaggaggaggagtatgAAAACCCTCGTTTTGCAAAGCCCAAGGatgccccccctcctcctcctcggcctcCCCCTCGCCCCAAGTGGCAG CCTTCCATCTACCTTCGCTTACTGGAGAATCCCACTTCTGTGGCTGAGCAAACCAGTTTCCTCTATTCCCCCAAACCCAGTCGCTCTCCTTCGCCCTCACGCTCTAAGAGCCCATTACGCTCACCAAGCCCCTATGTTACTGAACAGCACTACCCAGAACGCACCTCTCCTGACCTAAGAACAAGTCATTTCTCTGCTTCTGCTCTGTTGGGTGTCGATCATCCCTCCAAGAGGTCAGAGGAGGAGATGCAGCAG AGTAAAGCCCAGAGACTGACTACTAGAGAATTCTCCAGAAGGAGTATAAAGGATCGAgctgtcctcctctcctccttgtTTCCTGGGTCCAACAaacctcctcctgctcctccttctcctctttctgaAACACAG GTGGAACTATCTACTTCTTCCCCTCCTTCCTTGTCTCCTACTCCTCCTTCCTCTGTATCTGAGAGCTCAACCATCTACTCGATGGTCCACCCTGTCCCTGACCCCACCGCCCAGGCTGGTTTCTCCTCTGTCCCCCTTTACACTGCCGCACACAAGAACAAGAAACACTCCTCTACTCCTTCGTCTTACACTGACTCTGACAAACCAGAGGAAATCGCTCTCCATGTTGATTCCTCCACGTGCAACAAAACTTCTATTCATCTGTCCTCATCTTGCTCTGATGACAGCCAGGAGATCACGTCTCGACTTTCTGAAATTAACTGTGAAAATGGACACCGcagctcttctcctcttccAGTTTCTGCGCTGCAGGAGGGAAAGTGTGCAAGAACAGGTTACAGTTCTCAAGACAATCTTGAAAACGGAAAGGAAAAGTTCCGCAAAACTGCTCATGAGACGTTTGACAACGacaaatgtgatgaaaatgGTCATGCAAAG TGCAATGGGAGCTGTGCTCTTGAGAACCCCAGAAGAATCGCTCACAAGTCAATTGTTCGCTCTGAGAGTTGTCCAATCGGCGTTCCAAGTTACATTAAAGAG CGTACAGTTGGGAAGGTATCATCAACCATAGATGCTAAAGCACAGAAACTGGCCATCCTGTATGAGACAGACCACAGGCCCAATGCCACACCG GCTCTAGTTCCCTGGCCAGGAAGGGCTCCTAAGGCTGAAGGG AGTGTGGTGCGTAAGGCTTTCCCTCCCGGGCTTGGTGGCAGTGATATCTGCCACTTCTGCTCCAAGCGGGTCTATGTGATGGAGAGACTGAGCACTGAGGGCTACTTCTTCCACCGCGAGTGTTTCCGCTGTGATGTCTGTAACTGCACCCTGCGTCTGGGCGGGCACGCCTTCGACTCACAGGGGG CAAAATTCTACTGCAAGATGCATTATGCCCAGCGCCAATCCAGCACTCACATGGGCAGGTTCAGGAGGAGAACG GATGACCAAAGCCGCGCCACGCCGTCATCGTTGGACAGTGGGAACTACTCTGCGACAGACAGCGTCCAGATACAACCCGCAG AAGGAGGCCTCCCCCCCTCAGAGCCCCTCTCCAGATCTCTCTCATGTACCTCCTAG
- the mical2b gene encoding protein-methionine sulfoxide oxidase mical2b isoform X5, with the protein MGETEDERTAQASQLFENFVQTSTCKGTLQAFSILCRQLELDPLDYSNFYNSLKAAITSWKVKALWTKLDKRAQHKVYNQNKACQGTRCLIIGGGPCGLRTAIELALLGCKVVVIEKRDTFSRNNVLHLWPYTIHDLRGLGAKKFYGKFCAGAIDHISIRQLQLMLLKVCLILGVEIHVNVEFVKLLEPPEEQTGDSPGWRAEVRPSSHPVSDFDFDVVIGADGRKNTLDGFARKEFRGKLAIAITANFVNRNTTAEAKVEEISGVAFIFNQKFFLELREETGIDLENIVYYKDNTHYFVMTAKKQSLLDKGVIINDYMETERLLSIDNVNHEALLSYAREAADFGTNYQLPSLDYAINHYGQPDVAMFDFTCMYASENAALIREKHGHQLLVALVGDSLLEPFWPMGTGCARGFLAAFDTAWMVRGWTQGRSPLEVLAERESIYRLLPQTTTENISKNFEQYAIDPATRYPNLNSSCVRPHQVRHLFIDGQQDSHRRERGGPTGRSVNLSRRESEVRPSRLLTWCQRQTQGYRGVSITNLTSSWRNGLALCALIHRQRPELIDYDSLNEEDVAGNNQLAFDVAERQLGIQPVTTGKEMAAKAEPDKLLMVLYLSKFYEAFRNSPLNNDGSREPDENSEEYSAKTSHTQPQPRKRIPRDDKKLEDDSVNKRRRKGNHYLTELSCHSAPPAGEDGELRENKVRSMATQLLAKFEENSSTTKTRSKSDEDSSNPSFSPPLSPASTPPPLSDEEEEEEEEEEEYENPRFAKPKDAPPPPPRPPPRPKWQPSIYLRLLENPTSVAEQTSFLYSPKPSRSPSPSRSKSPLRSPSPYVTEQHYPERTSPDLRTSHFSASALLGVDHPSKRSEEEMQQSKAQRLTTREFSRRSIKDRAVLLSSLFPGSNKPPPAPPSPLSETQVELSTSSPPSLSPTPPSSVSESSTIYSMVHPVPDPTAQAGFSSVPLYTAAHKNKKHSSTPSSYTDSDKPEEIALHVDSSTCNKTSIHLSSSCSDDSQEITSRLSEINCENGHRSSSPLPVSALQEGKCARTGYSSQDNLENGKEKFRKTAHETFDNDKCDENGHAKCNGSCALENPRRIAHKSIVRSESCPIGVPSYIKERTVGKVSSTIDAKAQKLAILYETDHRPNATPALVPWPGRAPKAEGSVVRKAFPPGLGGSDICHFCSKRVYVMERLSTEGYFFHRECFRCDVCNCTLRLGGHAFDSQGAKFYCKMHYAQRQSSTHMGRFRRRTDDQSRATPSSLDSGNYSATDSVQIQPAVESSLERFCTMLTSLFCGASSLHSEQLDDGQISIPEDTEMAVEALEASCIVKPTAQDATGAKGQNQDMTKDHRNAKQNSRWKRKIRATFPLLFIKHFQRSWPLDREGPETVPEADSDFEEITSAEKQTNSEDSCKTSADNQNPSEGSEKKEHSSTPKKRLMLSPSQKEKLLNWDMLVTPEETLSNTDTETTHQHKDQVQAETEADKPQTDSGQDGEPAQSQSSASSPSAFQENQT; encoded by the exons ATGGGTGAGACAGAGGATGAGCGTACGGCACAGGCTAGCCAGCTCTTTGAAAACTTTGTCCAGACGTCCACCTGTAAGGGGACTCTGCAGGCCTTCAGCATCCTCTGCAGGCAGCTGGAGCTGGATCCTCTGGACTACAGCAACTTCTACAACTCACTGAAGGCTGCAATCACCTCCTGGAAGGTCAAAGCTCTGTGGACCAAACTGGATAAAAGGGCTCAGCACAAGGTGTACAACCAGAATAAAGCCTGCCAGGGCACCAGG TGTCTGATCATCGGCGGGGGTCCTTGTGGTCTGCGGACGGCCATCGAGCTGGCCCTGCTGGGCTGTAAGGTGGTGGTGATCGAGAAGAGAGACACCTTCTCCAGGAACAATGTGCTCCACCTATGGCCCTACACCATCCACGACCTCAGGGGCCTCGGGGCCAAGAAGTTCTACGGGAAATTCTGTGCCGGTGCCATCGACCACATCA GTATCCGTCAGCTCCAGCTGATGCTGCTGAAAGTGTGTCTGATTCTGGGCGTGGAGATTCATGTCAACGTAGAGTTCGTCAAACTCCTGGAGCCTCCAGAGGAGCAGACTGGcgaca GTCCTGGGTGGCGAGCAGAGGTCCGGCCATCCAGCCATCCTGTCTCGGACTTTGACTTCGACGTGGTGATTGGAGCCGATGGACGCAAAAACACGTTAGATG GTTTCGCCCGCAAGGAGTTTCGCGGGAAGCTGGCCATCGCCATCACCGCTAACTTTGTCAACAGGAACACTACAGCAGAGGCCAAAGTGGAGGAGATCAGTGGTGTGGCCTTCATCTTTAACCAGAAGTTCTTCCTGGAACTCAGGGAGGAAACAG GAATTGACTTGGAGAACATAGTTTACTACAAAGACAACACCCACTACTTTGTCATGACGGCGAAGAAGCAGAGTCTGCTGGACAAAGGGGTCATCATAAAT GACTACATGGAAACAGAGCGTCTGCTGAGCATTGATAATGTCAACCACGAAGCGTTACTCTCCTACGCCCGTGAAGCAGCTGACTTCGGCACAAACTACCAGCTGCCATCACTGGACTACGCCATCAACCACTACGGACAGCCGGACGTGGCAATGTTTGACTTCACCTGCATGTACGCTTCAGAGAATGCTGCCTTGATCAGGGAGAAACACGGACATCAGCTACTGGTCGCACTGGTGGGAGATAGTCTGCTTGAG CCCTTCTGGCCCATGGGTACAGGTTGTGCTCGGGGGTTTCTGGCAGCCTTCGACACAGCTTGGATGGTGAGGGGCTGGACACAGGGCAGGAGCCCCCTGGAGGTACTGGCTGAGAG GGAGAGTATCTACCGGCTGCTGCCTCAAACCACCACAGAGAACATCAGTAAAAACTTTGAACAGTACGCCATTGACCCTGCAACCCGCTACCCCAACCTCAACTCCAGCTGTGTACGCCCCCACCAG GTGCGTCACCTGTTCATCGACGGCCAACAGGACTCGCATCGCCGGGAAAGAGGAGGTCCCACAGGTAGATCAGTCAACCTGTCCAGAAGAG AGTCCGAGGTGCGACCGAGCCGGCTGCTGACCTGGTGTCAGAGGCAGACTCAGGGATACCGAGGAGTCAGTATCACCAACCTCACATCTTCCTGGAGGAATGGCCTGGCCCTCTGCGCTCTCATACACCGCCAGAGACCTGAGCTCAT TGACTATGACTCCCTCAATGAGGAGGATGTGGCGGGGAACAACCAGTTGGCGTTTGACGTGGCTGAGCGACAGCTGGGAATCCAGCCAGTGACCACGGGAAAGGAGATGGCTGCGAAGGCAGAACCAGACAAGCTGCTGATGGTCCTCTACCTCTCCAAATTCTACGAGGCCTTCAGGAACTCACCATTAAATAACGATG GTTCAAGAGAACCAGACGAGAATAGTGAAGAATATTCAGCTAAAACCAGCCACACCCAGCCTCAGCCCAGGAAGAGGATACCCAGG GATGACAAGAAACTGGAAGACGACTCTGTTAACAAGAGACGACGAAAGGGCAACCACTACCTCACAGAG TTATCCTGTCACAGTGCCCCCCCTGCAGGTGAGGATGGAGAGCTGCGGGAGAACAAGGTCCGCTCCATGGCAACTCAGCTGCTGGCCAAATTTGAGGAGAACTCATCAACAACAAAGACACGCAGCAAG TCTGATGAGGACTCGTCCAATCCgtccttttctcctcctctgtctcctgcctccaccccccctcctctctcagatgaggaagaggaggaagaggaggaggaggaggagtatgAAAACCCTCGTTTTGCAAAGCCCAAGGatgccccccctcctcctcctcggcctcCCCCTCGCCCCAAGTGGCAG CCTTCCATCTACCTTCGCTTACTGGAGAATCCCACTTCTGTGGCTGAGCAAACCAGTTTCCTCTATTCCCCCAAACCCAGTCGCTCTCCTTCGCCCTCACGCTCTAAGAGCCCATTACGCTCACCAAGCCCCTATGTTACTGAACAGCACTACCCAGAACGCACCTCTCCTGACCTAAGAACAAGTCATTTCTCTGCTTCTGCTCTGTTGGGTGTCGATCATCCCTCCAAGAGGTCAGAGGAGGAGATGCAGCAG AGTAAAGCCCAGAGACTGACTACTAGAGAATTCTCCAGAAGGAGTATAAAGGATCGAgctgtcctcctctcctccttgtTTCCTGGGTCCAACAaacctcctcctgctcctccttctcctctttctgaAACACAG GTGGAACTATCTACTTCTTCCCCTCCTTCCTTGTCTCCTACTCCTCCTTCCTCTGTATCTGAGAGCTCAACCATCTACTCGATGGTCCACCCTGTCCCTGACCCCACCGCCCAGGCTGGTTTCTCCTCTGTCCCCCTTTACACTGCCGCACACAAGAACAAGAAACACTCCTCTACTCCTTCGTCTTACACTGACTCTGACAAACCAGAGGAAATCGCTCTCCATGTTGATTCCTCCACGTGCAACAAAACTTCTATTCATCTGTCCTCATCTTGCTCTGATGACAGCCAGGAGATCACGTCTCGACTTTCTGAAATTAACTGTGAAAATGGACACCGcagctcttctcctcttccAGTTTCTGCGCTGCAGGAGGGAAAGTGTGCAAGAACAGGTTACAGTTCTCAAGACAATCTTGAAAACGGAAAGGAAAAGTTCCGCAAAACTGCTCATGAGACGTTTGACAACGacaaatgtgatgaaaatgGTCATGCAAAG TGCAATGGGAGCTGTGCTCTTGAGAACCCCAGAAGAATCGCTCACAAGTCAATTGTTCGCTCTGAGAGTTGTCCAATCGGCGTTCCAAGTTACATTAAAGAG CGTACAGTTGGGAAGGTATCATCAACCATAGATGCTAAAGCACAGAAACTGGCCATCCTGTATGAGACAGACCACAGGCCCAATGCCACACCG GCTCTAGTTCCCTGGCCAGGAAGGGCTCCTAAGGCTGAAGGG AGTGTGGTGCGTAAGGCTTTCCCTCCCGGGCTTGGTGGCAGTGATATCTGCCACTTCTGCTCCAAGCGGGTCTATGTGATGGAGAGACTGAGCACTGAGGGCTACTTCTTCCACCGCGAGTGTTTCCGCTGTGATGTCTGTAACTGCACCCTGCGTCTGGGCGGGCACGCCTTCGACTCACAGGGGG CAAAATTCTACTGCAAGATGCATTATGCCCAGCGCCAATCCAGCACTCACATGGGCAGGTTCAGGAGGAGAACG GATGACCAAAGCCGCGCCACGCCGTCATCGTTGGACAGTGGGAACTACTCTGCGACAGACAGCGTCCAGATACAACCCGCAG TGGAATCATCTTTGGAAAGATTCTGTACAATGTTGACTTCATTATTCT gtGGGGCATCCAGCTTGCATTCAGAGCAGCTTGATGACGGTCAGATAAGCATTCCTGAAGACACAGAAATGGCTGTGGAAGCTCTGGAAGCTTCCTGCATAGTAAAACCCACGGCACAAGATGCCACAGGGGCTAAGGGCCAAAACCAGGACATGACTAAAG ATCACCGTAACGCCAAACAGAATAGTCGCTGGAAACGGAAGATTAGAGCGA cGTTCCCTCTGCTCTTCATCAAGCACTTCCAGAGAAGCTGGCCGCTAGACAGAGAGGGACCAGAGACTGTCCCCGAAGCTGACTCTGACTTTGAGGAGATCActtcagcagaaaaacaaact AACTCCGAAGACAGTTGCAAGACATCTGCAGATAACCAGAATCCTTCAGAGGGAAGTGAGAAGAAAGAGCACTCGTCCACCCCAAAGAAACGCTTGATGTTATCTCCTTCTCAGAAAGAGAAGCTTCTGAACTGGGACATGCTGGTCACACCAGAAGAAACTCTGAGTAACACAGACACCGAAACCACACATCAACATAAGGACCAG GTACAAGCAGAGACAGAAGCAGATAAGCCTCAGACAGACTCGGGCCAGGACGGAGAACCAGCGCAGAGCCAAAGCTCAGCCTCGTCCCCCTCAGCCTTCCAG GAGAACCAAACGTGA